One Nicotiana tabacum cultivar K326 chromosome 23, ASM71507v2, whole genome shotgun sequence genomic window, ATATTCTTGCATGTTTATCTGTTCCCTTTTCTTATCATATCTCTTCCTATTCTTGGGATCTGCTTGGATCTTAAGCTATTATAGGCAATAGAGATtattcaagttaaattattgGAAACAAAGATGCACCTCTTCACATTATTAATTGAAAGGTTTTAAGCTAGTTATATACACGTACATGTCAATATTTTGATCTTCATTTCTTGAGTTTTTGTACTTCTTAAGATCTACTAGGGTACTATTTTTGGTGTGTTCATAGAGAtggatttatttattttacttttgtgTTTCGGCGCAGATTTAAAATCTTTAGTTAGCTTTGCAAAGAAGGAAAAGTTCGTCAAGATGTTTCAGCAAAACATGTTCGATAGCCATaattttttgctagatttgagccataaAACATCAGAAAACGAGATGGACTTGATTCGAGATGATGAATTTGAGAGCAAATCAGGCGCTGATACCACGGAGTTAGCCCCTTCTGGAGATGATCAAGATCCTAATAAACGTCCCAAGAAAAAACAATACCATCGGCATACACAACATCAAATCCAAGAATTGGAAGCGTAAGCAATTCCTATATTGACATAAtttcacaaaaaataatttttattttttcgcgTGCCGAGAGTTTATTGGAAACAGCCGCTCTACATTCactgtaggggtaaggtctacgaaCTATCTGCCCTTCCAGGCCCCATTTGTGGGATTATACAAGATTTGTTGTTGTcgttcttgttgttgttattgcaaTTAATCAATTGGTCATTTGACAGGTTTTTCAAAGAATGCCCTCATCCGGATGATAAACAAAGGAAAGACTTGGGGAAAAGATTAGGGTTAGAGCCTTTGCAAATAAAGTTTTGGTTCCAAAACAAGCGTACTCAAATGAAGGTAATTAGCTAGTCTTTTCTATTTCTGCATCAATTTTCCAAACGTAAAATTTAAAATAGCATTAAAAGCCAGCATTCAATGTAATAACTGCAGTACAACGacattgttttcttcattttgccCAGGCTCATCACGAACGCCATGAGAACACACAATTGAGGAATGAGAATGAAAAACTTCGTGCCGAAAACATAAGGTATAAAGAAGCCCTTAGCACTGCTACATGTCCAAATTGTGGAGGGCCGGCTGCCATTGGCGAAATGTCTTTtgatgagcagcacttgaggattgAAAATGCTCGTCTAAGAGAAGAGGTACTTAATCAAAACCTATGCCTCAAGAATGGCGAATTCAGAATTTAGAGTCGTTAAGTTCAATTTTTAAATATGTCAATTTTTGTCCCACAAAGGCGCGTGTTTATATAATAGAGGTGGCAAAAGAACGAGTTTGATTCAAATTTCGGGGGTTAAAAATGGATCAAATTAATAAACGGGCGGAGGTCAAGGTGGATTGGGTTAAGATGGTAATGGGTTTGCATTTTGACGCAATGATTGCAATATTTTAAGAAGAATTAATCTAAATAGCTGCCCACCTaatcacttaaactaaaaataaccgacagatgtataatatatgtataattcatatatTCTATGTGTATAAATATGTATAATCGGTGTATATTCTATGTATATTGGCTATTTGTGTTAAAATCCCATATTTTAACCCGTTTTGCCTCAATACTTTGATGGATCATTTCGGGTTTAGCAGTTTGGTCAATTCAACAAACAGGTCATAACCCATCTGGTTTAAATTTGGGTGGGTTGGGCATGTTATTAAAAGAATAAGTTTATTTTGCCACCTCTAATGTATAGACAGTCCATGTTATCACTGCTAATTACATAATTTAATTTTATGGTTCTTGTAGATTGACAGGATATCTGGGATTGCAGCAAAATATGTTGGGAAACCAATGCTTAATTATCCTCAACTTCCTTCTCCTATACCACCAACTCGTTCACTTGATCTTGGAGTGGCAAGTTTTGGTCATCAATTAGGAGAAATGTACAATGCTGGTGACCTTCTTAGATCAATTTCTGGCCCTACAGATGCCGATAAACCAATGATTATTGAACTAGCTGTTGCAGCAATGGAGGAATTAATTAGACTGGCTGAAACTAGAGAACCCTTGTGGATTCAAAGTTCAGAAAATTCCGCTGAGATTTTAAGTGAGGAGGAATATGCTCGGACATTTCCTCGAGGGGTTGGACCAAAGTCATTGGGATTAAAATCTGAAGCGTCACGAGAATCGGCCGTTGTCATTATGAATCACATTAATTTAGTGGAAATTTTGATGGATGTGGTAGGAATTGTATTATATAGTCTTGATTATGCAATTATATATTTTGGTGTTCAACTACTAATTAACGATAAATGTCGTAATGATTTCAGAACCAATGGACAAGTTTTTTCGCTGGGCTAGTATCAAAAGCAACGACTTTGGAAGTCTTATCGACTGGCGTCGCAGGAAACTACAATGGAGCTTTGCAAGTGGTatgatttaaattttattaattcacccccacccccaccccaatcCACCCACAAAAAGAGTAATTGTTAAAGAAATGTTTATATTAGGGATTAGATGGTGTGTCACATGACTGGGTTGGACTATATTTGAGCggattaaaataataaatggaGTTGAATGATAATAAACAATCCGCGgtcaatattttttatttaattatttgttctgTTGTAGGAGtaaattatttatttacaaaGTCAAGGTATTAAAtaccttttatttaattaaatttaaactcataaaattaatttttctatattttgatGACTTCTTTTATGAGTCAATTTAAGCTACATGTGTACCTCAATTTAGCCCAATCTTTTAGATGGGCTAATCTAACTCACCCAAGTTTGGACAGGTAGAATTAATTACATTTTTTACCCTAATTTGACATCCCTAAAATGAGAAAAAGTCTTATTCTCTATTAGAGTATCTCGGCCTAGagtatcttctttctttttttcttttctttttttataataaCTGTGATATTCGGATCAACTTGCCGTACTTTACTTTCTAATACctgtttgttgttatttttcacttttagatGACAGCTGAGTTCCAAGTCCCCTCACCGCTTGTTCCAACTCGTGAAAACTATTTCGTAAGATACTGTAAACAACATGCTGATGGGACTTGGGCAGTGGTTGATGTTTCCTTAGACAATTTGCGCCCTACTTCAGTAGTGTCACGTTGTAGAAGAAGGCCATCTGGTTGTTTAATTCAAGAATTGCCAAATGGTTACTCTAAGGTAAAGCCACTCCTAAAATTCTAACAGTTTCACACTATACATTGTACTtcaataaaattaacttacataCATATTTACAATAGTAATCTATTTTAATGGGTTATAACAGATAACGTGGATCGAACATGTTGAGGTGGACGATAGAGCTGTACACAGCATCTATAGACCTCTTGTGAATTCAGGCCTCGCGTTTGGAGCTAAACGATGGGTAGCAACATTAGATAGACAATGTGAACGACTTGCTAGTGTAATGGCCAATAACATCCCAACTGGAGATGGTACGTaaaattttaaaacttgtggtGTTAAACAAGtcataacatttgtgtggctataattctTTTGAAAGTTGTGGTGTTAAACATGCCCGAGTGATTGTGTGtctataaaagcttctcactaAAGGTAgaattagaagtttaagttgaactgtttttaaatttagaaaggaATCATTCTTTATGGAACATACTAATAAGGAGATAGATTCTCGTAAACTGGAACAAAGCGAGTACTAATCTTAGCATACAATGAGCTTGTTCAGTTGACCCTCTTACTGTGAACCCcactatatatataaaattggAGAGAGGGAGTAATTGGAAattaaattttcttgaaatcatgATTTCTGTTGT contains:
- the LOC107782081 gene encoding homeobox-leucine zipper protein PROTODERMAL FACTOR 2 isoform X1 — encoded protein: MCLHLRTYLPFHSPNDLKSLVSFAKKEKFVKMFQQNMFDSHNFLLDLSHKTSENEMDLIRDDEFESKSGADTTELAPSGDDQDPNKRPKKKQYHRHTQHQIQELEAFFKECPHPDDKQRKDLGKRLGLEPLQIKFWFQNKRTQMKAHHERHENTQLRNENEKLRAENIRYKEALSTATCPNCGGPAAIGEMSFDEQHLRIENARLREEIDRISGIAAKYVGKPMLNYPQLPSPIPPTRSLDLGVASFGHQLGEMYNAGDLLRSISGPTDADKPMIIELAVAAMEELIRLAETREPLWIQSSENSAEILSEEEYARTFPRGVGPKSLGLKSEASRESAVVIMNHINLVEILMDVNQWTSFFAGLVSKATTLEVLSTGVAGNYNGALQVMTAEFQVPSPLVPTRENYFVRYCKQHADGTWAVVDVSLDNLRPTSVVSRCRRRPSGCLIQELPNGYSKITWIEHVEVDDRAVHSIYRPLVNSGLAFGAKRWVATLDRQCERLASVMANNIPTGDVITSPEGRKSMLKLAERMVMSFCAGVGASTAHTWTTLSGSGADDVRVMTRKSIDDPGRPPGIVLSAATSFWLPVPTKRVFDFLRNENSRNEWDILSNGGLVQEMAHIANGRDSGNSVSLLRVNSGNSSQNNMLILQESCTDSTGSYVIYAPVDIAAMNVVLSGGDPDYVALLPSGFAILPDGSATTNGVGINLETNSAGGSLLTVAFQILVDSVPTAKLSLGSVATVNSLIKCTVERIKASIVCESA
- the LOC107782081 gene encoding homeobox-leucine zipper protein MERISTEM L1 isoform X2, with translation MFQQNMFDSHNFLLDLSHKTSENEMDLIRDDEFESKSGADTTELAPSGDDQDPNKRPKKKQYHRHTQHQIQELEAFFKECPHPDDKQRKDLGKRLGLEPLQIKFWFQNKRTQMKAHHERHENTQLRNENEKLRAENIRYKEALSTATCPNCGGPAAIGEMSFDEQHLRIENARLREEIDRISGIAAKYVGKPMLNYPQLPSPIPPTRSLDLGVASFGHQLGEMYNAGDLLRSISGPTDADKPMIIELAVAAMEELIRLAETREPLWIQSSENSAEILSEEEYARTFPRGVGPKSLGLKSEASRESAVVIMNHINLVEILMDVNQWTSFFAGLVSKATTLEVLSTGVAGNYNGALQVMTAEFQVPSPLVPTRENYFVRYCKQHADGTWAVVDVSLDNLRPTSVVSRCRRRPSGCLIQELPNGYSKITWIEHVEVDDRAVHSIYRPLVNSGLAFGAKRWVATLDRQCERLASVMANNIPTGDVITSPEGRKSMLKLAERMVMSFCAGVGASTAHTWTTLSGSGADDVRVMTRKSIDDPGRPPGIVLSAATSFWLPVPTKRVFDFLRNENSRNEWDILSNGGLVQEMAHIANGRDSGNSVSLLRVNSGNSSQNNMLILQESCTDSTGSYVIYAPVDIAAMNVVLSGGDPDYVALLPSGFAILPDGSATTNGVGINLETNSAGGSLLTVAFQILVDSVPTAKLSLGSVATVNSLIKCTVERIKASIVCESA